In Argonema galeatum A003/A1, one DNA window encodes the following:
- a CDS encoding TIGR00725 family protein yields MRKTTIGVMGPGVNATPSDLQYAYELGKLIAEEGWVLLTGGRNAGVMDAASKGAKAANGLTVGILPGNDTGNVSEGVDIAIVTDMGNARNNINVLSSDLVIACGMGAGTASEVALALKSDKKVILLKNTEESKAFFSNLSKDNVFIAENPQQAIQTAKVIVNNT; encoded by the coding sequence ATGAGAAAAACAACGATCGGCGTGATGGGGCCAGGTGTCAATGCCACACCATCGGATTTGCAATACGCTTATGAATTGGGCAAACTCATCGCGGAAGAGGGATGGGTGTTGCTGACTGGCGGTAGAAATGCCGGTGTGATGGATGCCGCCAGTAAGGGTGCAAAAGCCGCAAATGGTTTAACTGTTGGCATTCTACCTGGGAATGATACTGGCAATGTCTCGGAAGGGGTGGATATTGCGATCGTAACTGATATGGGGAATGCTCGTAATAATATTAATGTGCTTTCTAGCGATTTAGTTATTGCTTGTGGGATGGGTGCGGGAACTGCTTCGGAAGTTGCCCTTGCCCTCAAAAGTGACAAAAAAGTTATTTTGTTAAAAAATACCGAAGAAAGTAAAGCTTTTTTTAGTAATTTATCGAAAGATAACGTTTTTATTGCTGAAAATCCTCAGCAAGCCATTCAGACTGCTAAAGTAATAGTAAATAATACCTAA
- a CDS encoding peroxiredoxin, with amino-acid sequence MSIKVGDIAPDFTLTSQNGSPVSLKDFRGPKCVVLYFYPKDDTPGCTAESCAFRDSYETFKDAGAEVIGISGDSSNSHAQFASKYQLPFTLLSDTGNQVRKLYGVPSTLGILPGRVTYVIDQNGVVQHIFNSQLNFKAHIEESLKTLGELQKG; translated from the coding sequence ATGTCTATTAAAGTTGGAGATATCGCTCCTGATTTCACCCTAACTTCCCAAAACGGCTCACCAGTCAGCCTTAAGGATTTTCGCGGCCCAAAATGCGTTGTCCTCTATTTCTATCCAAAGGATGACACGCCGGGATGTACGGCTGAATCTTGTGCTTTTAGAGATAGCTATGAAACCTTCAAAGATGCTGGTGCAGAAGTAATTGGCATCAGCGGCGATTCATCAAATTCCCACGCTCAATTTGCAAGTAAGTATCAGCTTCCCTTTACTTTGTTGAGCGATACTGGCAATCAAGTCCGAAAACTATACGGCGTTCCTTCTACTTTAGGAATTCTTCCCGGACGAGTTACCTATGTGATTGACCAAAATGGAGTTGTTCAGCATATCTTTAACTCGCAGTTAAACTTCAAAGCTCATATTGAAGAGTCTCTCAAAACACTGGGAGAGCTTCAGAAGGGCTAG
- a CDS encoding PAS domain-containing protein → MARLWSLIEHTRAVQQLRQSEAEFRQLANAMPQIVWVSNADGSLEFINDRWTEYTGLTLEQSRDRTLMEQLIPREDNQQLSANFVQAQETRSPYQSQFRLIRPDGSYVYFLTRAIPILDDRGQVRKWCGTSTDITELKQLEDELRQKNAILSVINESAPTPIFVKDRQGRIIFANPATLEVFGKSAAQVIGYRDCDLYPSSEDAARVMENDRRIMESGQMEVVEESPDGIRTFLGMKVPYRNEAGEVIGLIGISNDISDRVQTERDRERILQQEQAAREAAENANRIKDEFLAVLSHELRSPLNPILGWSKLLQTRKLDEAKTALALATIERNAKLQSELIEDLLDVSRILQGKLSLNPCPINLVPIIQAGLETVRLAAESKFIQIETHLDAEVGQVSGDAARLQQVVWNLLSNAVKFTPKGGRVEIGLNRTEDYAQITVRDTGKGIDPNFLPHVFDHFRQEDGATTRKFGGLGLGLAIVRHLVELHGGTVQAESLGEGKGATFTVRLPLMPIQPAVNLDSSSSESSFDLNGVQVLVIDDEKDSREFVAFVLEQAGAEVMTATSAGEGFAALTQFKPNVLLSDIGMPDMDGYMLIQQIRALSPEQGGNVIAIALTAYAGDFNQQQALQAGFQHHLAKPIEPNELIKTIAALIERNSHD, encoded by the coding sequence GTGGCTCGGCTGTGGTCGCTCATTGAGCATACCAGAGCAGTCCAGCAACTCCGTCAGAGCGAAGCTGAATTTCGCCAGCTTGCCAATGCCATGCCGCAAATCGTTTGGGTTTCTAATGCGGACGGGTCTTTAGAGTTCATTAACGATCGCTGGACAGAATACACGGGGCTGACTTTAGAGCAGAGCCGCGATCGCACTCTGATGGAGCAACTCATTCCAAGAGAAGATAATCAGCAACTTTCCGCTAACTTCGTTCAAGCACAGGAAACGCGATCGCCCTATCAGTCGCAGTTTCGCTTAATCCGACCGGACGGCAGCTATGTTTATTTTCTCACTCGTGCCATCCCGATTCTCGACGATCGAGGTCAAGTCCGTAAATGGTGTGGCACCTCGACTGACATCACCGAACTCAAACAGCTTGAAGACGAACTTCGCCAAAAGAACGCCATTTTGAGCGTAATCAACGAATCCGCTCCAACGCCGATTTTCGTCAAAGATCGACAGGGACGAATTATTTTTGCCAACCCCGCCACGCTGGAGGTATTCGGCAAATCTGCGGCCCAAGTCATTGGCTATCGCGATTGCGATCTCTACCCATCGTCCGAAGATGCAGCCAGAGTGATGGAAAACGATCGGCGCATCATGGAATCTGGGCAAATGGAAGTGGTGGAAGAATCTCCCGATGGCATTCGGACGTTTTTGGGAATGAAAGTTCCCTACCGAAATGAAGCGGGTGAAGTGATTGGGCTAATTGGCATCTCGAACGACATTAGCGATCGCGTTCAAACCGAACGCGATCGTGAACGAATCTTACAACAAGAACAAGCCGCAAGAGAGGCAGCAGAGAACGCCAACCGCATCAAAGACGAGTTTTTGGCTGTGCTGTCGCATGAGTTGCGATCGCCCCTCAACCCGATCTTGGGCTGGTCAAAGCTTTTGCAAACCCGCAAACTCGATGAAGCTAAGACTGCTTTAGCTCTGGCGACGATCGAACGCAATGCCAAGCTACAATCAGAACTGATCGAAGACCTGCTCGATGTTTCCCGGATTCTGCAAGGCAAGCTGAGTTTGAACCCTTGCCCAATCAATCTCGTTCCAATCATTCAAGCAGGATTGGAAACGGTGCGACTCGCAGCAGAATCAAAATTCATCCAAATCGAGACGCATCTTGATGCGGAGGTTGGGCAGGTGTCAGGTGATGCCGCTCGATTACAGCAAGTTGTGTGGAATTTACTCTCGAATGCTGTGAAGTTTACACCAAAGGGCGGGCGAGTCGAGATTGGATTGAACCGCACCGAGGATTACGCACAGATTACCGTCCGCGATACCGGCAAGGGCATCGATCCCAATTTTCTACCCCATGTGTTTGACCATTTCCGGCAAGAAGACGGTGCCACAACTCGCAAGTTTGGCGGACTGGGGCTGGGGCTTGCGATCGTGCGTCACCTGGTTGAATTGCACGGCGGAACGGTTCAAGCAGAGAGTCTTGGCGAAGGAAAGGGAGCCACTTTTACTGTGAGGCTGCCGTTGATGCCCATTCAACCTGCCGTCAATCTCGATAGCTCATCTTCTGAATCATCATTTGATTTGAACGGCGTGCAAGTTTTGGTCATTGATGATGAAAAAGATTCACGAGAGTTTGTGGCGTTTGTGTTGGAGCAGGCAGGAGCGGAGGTGATGACAGCCACATCAGCAGGTGAAGGATTTGCGGCGTTAACGCAATTCAAACCCAACGTCTTGTTAAGCGACATCGGAATGCCCGATATGGATGGCTATATGTTGATCCAGCAAATCAGGGCATTATCGCCAGAGCAAGGTGGAAACGTTATAGCGATCGCCCTCACTGCTTATGCCGGAGACTTCAACCAGCAGCAGGCTCTACAAGCTGGATTTCAACACCATCTTGCTAAACCGATCGAACCCAACGAATTAATCAAAACCATTGCGGCGCTAATTGAAAGGAACAGTCATGATTGA
- a CDS encoding Rpn family recombination-promoting nuclease/putative transposase: MRRDSIFYKLFQQSPTLLFELLPTPPTNASAYRFDSVAVKEPKFEIDGVFLPPDTDNAGIIYFCEVQFQKDERLYERLFGEAFLYFYRNRERYSNWQAVVIYPTRSIEQSDTHPYQALLNCDQVHRVYLNELGEIRQLPLGIALMVLTILEEEQAPEEARYLLGRAQQEVTEPEASRAIIDTIATIMVYKFTNLSRREVEAMLGLQLEETRVYREAKEEGRQEGRQEGRQEGRQEGQQQEAVNLVLRLLSRRFGNLSDDLRKHISNLPLSVLEDLSEALLDFSSLDDLSAWLEGD, translated from the coding sequence ATGCGGCGAGACTCAATATTTTACAAACTCTTCCAACAGTCCCCTACCCTGTTGTTCGAGTTACTCCCAACGCCCCCTACAAATGCCAGCGCATACCGCTTTGACTCAGTAGCAGTCAAAGAACCAAAATTTGAAATTGATGGCGTATTTCTGCCACCAGATACTGACAATGCAGGCATCATCTACTTCTGCGAGGTACAATTTCAGAAAGACGAACGCTTATACGAACGCCTATTCGGTGAAGCGTTTTTGTATTTCTACCGTAATCGAGAGCGTTATTCTAATTGGCAAGCGGTAGTGATTTATCCAACACGCAGTATCGAACAGAGTGATACTCATCCCTACCAAGCGCTGCTAAACTGTGACCAAGTGCATCGGGTGTACCTGAATGAACTGGGAGAGATTCGCCAGTTACCGTTAGGGATAGCTTTGATGGTGCTGACAATCCTAGAGGAAGAACAAGCACCAGAAGAAGCACGATATTTACTGGGACGCGCACAACAAGAAGTTACCGAACCAGAAGCAAGTCGCGCCATAATAGATACGATCGCGACAATTATGGTCTACAAGTTTACTAATTTAAGTCGGCGGGAGGTAGAAGCAATGCTAGGACTGCAATTAGAAGAAACCAGAGTATACCGGGAAGCTAAAGAAGAAGGTCGTCAAGAAGGTCGTCAAGAAGGTCGTCAAGAAGGTCGTCAAGAAGGACAGCAACAGGAAGCTGTTAATTTGGTTCTCCGTCTTTTATCGCGCCGCTTTGGAAATTTATCTGATGATCTCAGAAAGCACATTTCTAACTTACCGTTATCTGTGCTGGAAGATTTAAGTGAGGCGTTATTGGATTTTAGCAGTCTGGATGATTTGTCAGCTTGGTTAGAGGGAGATTAG
- a CDS encoding Uma2 family endonuclease produces MTISYSQLPTQIEYPDEDGKPMAESDQARNYLTYAVEVLRIYFQNRTDVYVSGNLFIYYEEGNPSSVISPDAFVVFGVEKRERRSYKTWEEEDKNPDFVLEITSKSTRSQDQGAKKGIYAFLGVGEYFQYDPTGDYLNPRLQGLHLVEGNYLPCSATVLPDGTTSISSEVLGLELRLLPSGEWRFYDPVAGKTLLTHQEEVAARQAAEARIAELEARLRALEDR; encoded by the coding sequence ATGACTATTTCATATAGCCAACTCCCTACCCAAATTGAGTACCCAGATGAGGATGGTAAGCCGATGGCTGAAAGCGATCAAGCACGTAACTATCTCACCTATGCTGTTGAAGTACTGAGGATTTATTTCCAGAACAGAACGGATGTTTATGTTTCTGGTAATTTGTTTATTTACTACGAAGAAGGGAACCCATCCTCAGTTATATCACCTGATGCGTTTGTAGTTTTTGGAGTAGAAAAACGGGAGCGTCGTTCCTACAAAACTTGGGAAGAAGAAGATAAAAACCCTGATTTTGTTTTGGAAATCACCTCAAAAAGTACCCGCAGCCAAGACCAAGGTGCTAAGAAAGGAATATATGCTTTTCTGGGAGTGGGTGAATATTTCCAATATGACCCAACTGGCGATTATCTTAATCCCAGACTCCAAGGTTTACACTTAGTTGAAGGGAATTACTTACCTTGTTCGGCAACAGTTTTACCTGATGGTACTACCTCCATATCCAGTGAAGTGTTGGGGTTAGAATTGCGACTGTTGCCATCTGGTGAATGGCGTTTTTATGACCCAGTGGCGGGTAAAACACTATTGACTCATCAGGAGGAAGTTGCCGCAAGACAGGCAGCTGAAGCGCGTATTGCTGAACTGGAAGCGCGTCTCCGTGCTTTGGAAGATCGGTAA
- a CDS encoding 4-hydroxybenzoate solanesyltransferase, protein MSIQQELQPEPTWLTIIRLLRWDKPAGRLILMIPALWAVFLASHGTPPPSLVGVIVLGTLATSAAGCVVNDLWDRDIDPQVERTRSRPLAARALTVRTGIAVAFVAMICAGVLALYLNPLSFWLCVAAVPVIVFYPTAKRVFPVPQLVLSLAWGFGVLISWSAAIAHLEPATWLLWGATVLWTLGFDTVYAMSDREDDLKIGINSSAIFFGRYAAEAVGIFFIGTAGLLGSLAVVMQLHWSFWLSLGIGILAWVWHYSRLRQEDLPKPVYGEIFRQNVWIGFILLAGAIAGTLL, encoded by the coding sequence TCCAGCAAGAACTACAACCCGAACCAACCTGGCTAACCATTATTCGGCTCTTGAGGTGGGATAAACCAGCAGGACGCTTGATTTTGATGATTCCGGCTCTTTGGGCTGTGTTTTTGGCATCGCATGGCACGCCACCTCCATCGCTTGTAGGCGTCATTGTACTTGGTACTTTAGCTACCAGTGCTGCTGGTTGTGTAGTTAACGATTTATGGGATCGGGATATCGATCCGCAAGTGGAAAGAACGCGATCGCGCCCCCTCGCTGCTCGCGCTTTGACTGTACGCACGGGCATTGCAGTAGCATTTGTTGCTATGATTTGCGCTGGTGTTTTAGCGTTGTATCTCAATCCTTTAAGCTTTTGGCTTTGCGTGGCGGCTGTTCCGGTTATTGTATTTTATCCTACAGCCAAGCGGGTGTTTCCCGTGCCCCAGTTGGTGCTTTCTCTAGCCTGGGGTTTTGGAGTGTTGATTAGCTGGAGTGCTGCGATCGCGCATTTAGAACCTGCCACTTGGCTTCTCTGGGGTGCTACGGTACTCTGGACGCTGGGATTCGATACGGTTTATGCCATGAGTGACAGGGAAGACGACCTGAAGATTGGCATTAACTCCAGCGCGATATTCTTTGGTCGTTACGCCGCTGAGGCTGTTGGCATTTTCTTTATCGGTACAGCTGGTTTGCTAGGGAGTCTCGCTGTCGTCATGCAATTGCATTGGAGCTTTTGGCTATCGCTGGGGATAGGTATTTTAGCATGGGTTTGGCATTATTCCCGATTGCGACAAGAAGATTTACCAAAACCAGTTTACGGTGAAATCTTTCGGCAGAATGTCTGGATTGGCTTTATTTTACTTGCTGGTGCGATCGCAGGAACTTTGTTGTGA